Proteins encoded by one window of Myxococcales bacterium:
- a CDS encoding DUF3160 domain-containing protein → MGALEAPRGAVPSFFATPAHADRRISTGIAGYAQIHHAHVLHTAQVYDFAGCTIPDAYVEPTLGAYDATLAYTARLRELAAQLGPAAAGEDDVAGQVTQAAERLAKVVAALRAVVVDELAGRPVSDKQLAFLQMVAEYSRPGGGYEDMTPGRFNGWYPVMHSERSDAFMKVPFAIDHFTSTRLRQIAYVGEGRPALGVFVVDVGGEPRAMVGPVTRAYDRVRPLGRRAPPTDSAPDMTGGDAPMTTPPVAAHERSYVAPPEAPPQAEVEGYGSGEGVTVKTPRALGPLQIEVVDAHGQTLASARVATTAAPRGSEAPAVVAPFVWAPGARKPEWVGVLRVRTASGAVFDERALPSHSPFELP, encoded by the coding sequence ATGGGCGCGCTCGAGGCGCCGCGGGGCGCGGTGCCTTCGTTCTTCGCGACGCCCGCGCACGCCGATCGGCGGATCTCCACTGGCATCGCGGGGTACGCGCAGATCCACCACGCCCACGTGCTGCACACCGCGCAGGTGTACGATTTCGCGGGCTGCACCATCCCCGACGCGTACGTCGAGCCTACGTTGGGCGCGTACGACGCGACCCTCGCGTACACCGCGCGCCTGCGCGAGCTCGCGGCGCAGCTCGGCCCCGCCGCCGCGGGGGAGGACGACGTGGCCGGACAGGTGACGCAGGCCGCCGAGCGCCTCGCGAAGGTCGTCGCCGCGCTTCGAGCCGTGGTGGTCGACGAGCTCGCGGGTCGGCCCGTGAGCGACAAGCAGCTGGCCTTCCTCCAGATGGTCGCCGAGTACAGCCGGCCCGGGGGCGGCTACGAGGACATGACGCCCGGCCGGTTCAACGGGTGGTATCCGGTCATGCACTCCGAGCGCAGCGACGCGTTCATGAAGGTCCCGTTCGCGATCGACCACTTCACGTCGACCCGGCTTCGCCAGATCGCCTACGTGGGCGAGGGTCGCCCGGCGCTGGGCGTCTTCGTGGTCGACGTCGGGGGCGAGCCCCGCGCGATGGTGGGGCCGGTCACACGGGCCTACGACCGTGTGCGCCCGCTGGGCCGTCGCGCCCCGCCGACCGACTCGGCGCCCGACATGACGGGAGGCGACGCCCCGATGACCACGCCGCCCGTCGCCGCCCACGAGCGGAGCTACGTAGCCCCTCCCGAGGCGCCTCCCCAGGCCGAAGTCGAGGGCTACGGGAGCGGCGAGGGCGTCACGGTCAAGACGCCGCGCGCGCTCGGCCCGCTGCAGATCGAGGTCGTCGACGCCCACGGCCAGACGCTCGCGAGCGCGCGCGTGGCGACGACGGCCGCGCCGCGAGGCTCGGAGGCGCCCGCGGTGGTGGCGCCCTTCGTCTGGGCCCCTGGCGCGCGCAAGCCAGAGTGGGTCGGGGTCCTCCGAGTGCGGACCGCGAGCGGCGCCGTGTTCGACGAGAGGGCGCTGCCGTCCCACTCTCCGTTCGAGCTGCCGTGA